In a single window of the Solea senegalensis isolate Sse05_10M linkage group LG1, IFAPA_SoseM_1, whole genome shotgun sequence genome:
- the ackr4b gene encoding atypical chemokine receptor 4b, with the protein MEDFEYHDEDDPSFNDSYDYNYEHSVCDKEAVRSFGSVFLPIIYTLALVVGLAGNTLVVVVYTSKLRLRTLTDVCILNLAISDLLLLFTLPFWAADAVHGWKLGSEACKFISFLYSTNFSCGMLMLACISVDRYRAVAYNPTGRSGTGTRLRRQWLVVCIVLWAAASILGLPELIFSTVKHSHNRMACKAVYPISMARPAKAALELLEVTLRFLLPFLVMVVCYCWVGRALSQAVGVRRERKWRSLRVLLVVVAVFLLTQLPYNVVKLCRAMDVIYMLITDCEVSKGLDRASQITESLALTHACINPLLYAFIGSSFRGHVLKAAKHLGQRLKGRPRHVIEEPAVEISLNTHNQAQSQSGSDDQETSTFTI; encoded by the coding sequence ATGGAAGACTTTGAATATCACGATGAAGACGACCCCAGCTTTAATGACAGCTATGATTACAACTACGAACACAGCGTCTGTGACAAAGAGGCGGTGCGTTCTTTTGGCAGCGTCTTCCTCCCGATCATCTACACCCTGGCTCTGGTGGTCGGTCTGGCTGGGAACacactggtggtggtggtctaCACGTCAAAGCTACGACTGCGAACCCTGACGGATGTGTGCATCCTTAACCTCGCCATTTCTgacctgctgctcctcttcacCCTGCCCTTCTGGGCGGCTGACGCTGTGCATGGCTGGAAGTTGGGTTCAGAAGCCTGCAAGTTCATCTCATTCCTCTACAGCACAAACTTCAGCTGTGGTATGCTGATGCTGGCGTGTATCAGTGTAGACCGCTACCGCGCTGTAGCCTACAATCCAACAGGCAGGAGTGGAACAGGGACGCGGTTAAGGAGACAATGGCTTGTGGTGTGCATAGTGTTGTGGGCCGCAGCCAGCATTCTTGGCCTGCCTGAACTGATCTTCTCCACTGTGAAACATTCCCATAACAGAATGGCTTGTAAAGCGGTTTACCCAATCAGCATGGCCCGACCTGCAAAGGCTGCCCTGGAGCTGCTGGAAGTGACCCTTAGATTCTTGCTTCCGTTCTTGGTCATGGTAGTTTGCTACTGCTGGGTAGGACGGGCCCTCAGTCAGGCAGTTGGGGTGCGGCGAGAACGCAAGTGGCGCTCACTGCGCGTCCTGCTGGTTGTGGTGGCCGTCTTCCTGCTCACCCAGCTGCCTTACAACGTGGTCAAGCTTTGCCGAGCGATGGACGTCATCTACATGCTCATTACGGACTGTGAGGTAAGCAAGGGCCTGGACCGTGCTAGTCAAATAACAGAGAGTCTGGCGCTGACCCATGCTTGCATTAACCCTCTCCTCTACGCCTTCATCGGATCCTCCTTCAGGGGACATGTCCTCAAGGCTGCAAAGCACCTTGGACAGAGACTTAAAGGACGCCCACGACATGTCATTGAGGAGCCGGCAGTGGAGATTTCACTCAATACACACAATCAAGCACAATCACAATCTGGTTCAGACGACCAAGAAACAAGCACCTTTACCATTTAA